A genomic window from Lotus japonicus ecotype B-129 chromosome 1, LjGifu_v1.2 includes:
- the LOC130729758 gene encoding enolase-like isoform X2, with translation MEGISWRIHARLFRGNRNVVTIRSINARQVFDKRGNPTIQVDLTCSDDTLSTFVLPVSSGVSTGIDKDLESRDGRSDCLVKGVSKAVDNVNNIIAPALIDMHIAKLAGNQRIVLPVPSFTVINRVSHAGNKLATQEFTILPLESSNFKLAMQQGMRTHEGVHGEIALKYGNKAVQYCDEGGFALNIKEKECLELLRSAINKSKYTGSVFIGMDVAASAFHNEDKTYDLKFKEDNNDVSQKISRDALKDLYTSFVKEYPIVLIEDRFDKDDLETYAKLTEEVRDRVLIDGDDPMVSFMKRVPMAIESESNTEICNCLMLKVSQMGSVTECIKTVKMAKEHFWGVAASGETEDTFIADLCVGLSMGQIKVGNPLRDPRLVIHVRLMEIEIELGSESLYAGWNFRHW, from the exons ATGGAAGGCATCTCGTGGAGGATCCATGCACGCCTCTTCCGTGGCAATAGAAACGTGGTAACCATCAGGAGCATCAATGCAAGGCAGGTCTTCGACAAGCGTGGCAATCCAACCATCCAG GTGGATTTGACATGCTCCGATGATACTCTCTCTACTTTTGTCCTCCCAGTATCAAGCGGTGTATCTACTG gGATTGACAAGGACCTTGAATCGAGAGACGGAAGATCAGATTGCCTTGTAAAAGGTGTATCAAAG GCTGTTGACAATGTGAACAACATCATTGCCCCTGCATTGATCGACATG CATATTGCAAAGCTTGCTGGTAACCAAAGGATTGTTTTGCCTGTTCCCTCATTCACTGTCATCAACAGGGTATCACATGCGGGAAACAAACTTGCTACGCAG GAGTTTACTATTCTTCCTTTGGAGAGTTCCAATTTCAAGCTTGCTATGCAACAGGGCATGCGAACACATGAAGGAGTCCAT GGTGAGATTGCTTTGAAATACGGTAATAAGGCAGTACAATATTGTGACGAAGGTGGATTCGCCCTGAACATCAAG GAAAAAGAATGTTTGGAATTGCTGAGAAGTGCCATTAACAAAAGTAAATACACTGGCTCG GTTTTCATTGGAATGGATGTTGCAGCTTCTGCATTCCACAATGAAGACAAAACATATGATTTGAAATTTAAGGAAGAT AACAACGATGTCTCACAGAAGATCTCTAGGGATGCTTTAAAAGATCTCTACACGTCATTTGTGAAGGAGTACCCAATTGTTTTAATTGAAGATCGTTTTGACAAGGATGACTTGGAAACCTATGCCAAGTTGACTGAAGAAGTTAGAGACCGTGTGCTAATTGATGGTGATGATCCCATGGTCTCCTTTATGAAG agggttcCGATGGCAATTGAGTCAGAGTCAAATACAGAAATATGCAATTGTCTTATGCTCAAG GTCAGTCAAATGGGATCTGTGACTGAGTGTATTAAAACTGTCAAAATGGCCAAAGAACATTTTTGGGGAGTCGCTGCAAG TGGAGAGACTGAGGATACCTTTATTGCTGATCTATGTGTTGGTTTATCAATG GGTCAAATTAAGGTTGGAAATCCATTAAGGGATCCACGACTAGTTATACATGTGCGG CTCATGGAAATTGAGATTGAGCTTGGTTCGGAATCATTGTATGCTGGCTGGAACTTCCGTCACTGGTAA
- the LOC130729758 gene encoding enolase-like isoform X1 has protein sequence MEGISWRIHARLFRGNRNVVTIRSINARQVFDKRGNPTIQVDLTCSDDTLSTFVLPVSSGVSTGIDKDLESRDGRSDCLVKGVSKAVDNVNNIIAPALIDMDPTQQTDIDNLMVQLLGGSVNEWDWCKEKHIAKLAGNQRIVLPVPSFTVINRVSHAGNKLATQEFTILPLESSNFKLAMQQGMRTHEGVHGEIALKYGNKAVQYCDEGGFALNIKEKECLELLRSAINKSKYTGSVFIGMDVAASAFHNEDKTYDLKFKEDNNDVSQKISRDALKDLYTSFVKEYPIVLIEDRFDKDDLETYAKLTEEVRDRVLIDGDDPMVSFMKRVPMAIESESNTEICNCLMLKVSQMGSVTECIKTVKMAKEHFWGVAASGETEDTFIADLCVGLSMGQIKVGNPLRDPRLVIHVRLMEIEIELGSESLYAGWNFRHW, from the exons ATGGAAGGCATCTCGTGGAGGATCCATGCACGCCTCTTCCGTGGCAATAGAAACGTGGTAACCATCAGGAGCATCAATGCAAGGCAGGTCTTCGACAAGCGTGGCAATCCAACCATCCAG GTGGATTTGACATGCTCCGATGATACTCTCTCTACTTTTGTCCTCCCAGTATCAAGCGGTGTATCTACTG gGATTGACAAGGACCTTGAATCGAGAGACGGAAGATCAGATTGCCTTGTAAAAGGTGTATCAAAG GCTGTTGACAATGTGAACAACATCATTGCCCCTGCATTGATCGACATG GATCCAACTCAGCAGACAGATATTGACAACCTAATGGTTCAACTGCTTGGTGGAAGTGTTAATGAATGGGATTGGTGCAAGGAAAAG CATATTGCAAAGCTTGCTGGTAACCAAAGGATTGTTTTGCCTGTTCCCTCATTCACTGTCATCAACAGGGTATCACATGCGGGAAACAAACTTGCTACGCAG GAGTTTACTATTCTTCCTTTGGAGAGTTCCAATTTCAAGCTTGCTATGCAACAGGGCATGCGAACACATGAAGGAGTCCAT GGTGAGATTGCTTTGAAATACGGTAATAAGGCAGTACAATATTGTGACGAAGGTGGATTCGCCCTGAACATCAAG GAAAAAGAATGTTTGGAATTGCTGAGAAGTGCCATTAACAAAAGTAAATACACTGGCTCG GTTTTCATTGGAATGGATGTTGCAGCTTCTGCATTCCACAATGAAGACAAAACATATGATTTGAAATTTAAGGAAGAT AACAACGATGTCTCACAGAAGATCTCTAGGGATGCTTTAAAAGATCTCTACACGTCATTTGTGAAGGAGTACCCAATTGTTTTAATTGAAGATCGTTTTGACAAGGATGACTTGGAAACCTATGCCAAGTTGACTGAAGAAGTTAGAGACCGTGTGCTAATTGATGGTGATGATCCCATGGTCTCCTTTATGAAG agggttcCGATGGCAATTGAGTCAGAGTCAAATACAGAAATATGCAATTGTCTTATGCTCAAG GTCAGTCAAATGGGATCTGTGACTGAGTGTATTAAAACTGTCAAAATGGCCAAAGAACATTTTTGGGGAGTCGCTGCAAG TGGAGAGACTGAGGATACCTTTATTGCTGATCTATGTGTTGGTTTATCAATG GGTCAAATTAAGGTTGGAAATCCATTAAGGGATCCACGACTAGTTATACATGTGCGG CTCATGGAAATTGAGATTGAGCTTGGTTCGGAATCATTGTATGCTGGCTGGAACTTCCGTCACTGGTAA